From the genome of Henckelia pumila isolate YLH828 unplaced genomic scaffold, ASM3356847v2 CTG_477:::fragment_2:::debris, whole genome shotgun sequence:
ACATGGGAAGAGAAGTTGCACACATTCTCTTCGCTTTAGAACCTGAAAACGTTAGTTATTATGTAGCGTTGTGTAATATGTATGTTGCTGCTGGAAGATGGGAGGAAGCTGTGGAGTTGAGGACCTTAATTCATGATAAACAGCTGAAGAAATCAGCTGGTTATAGTGTGATTGATGTTGGTTTAAGGTAAGATATGACTCTTGCCATTATTCAACTTCTGGATCTTGGATTATAGCATCTGCACTGATTTGCTACTAACATCGACCATCGCTATACATATCCTTCAAAaagttaaaattgaaatttattgtACAGTTGAACTCGGCTTTGTGCTTGAATGAATAGGCTGCTCAGCCGATGACATCAAATAGAACCCCAAAATATGTTGGAGTGTATTTTGGGAAGAAAAACAAACCACTTCTACCTCACTTTCTAAGCACATATCTATCTTTTGCACTTATCATTCCccaattattttttaagaacacaaaatAGAAACCTAGGTTGGCCAAAACGTCCATTTTGACCAGAGACTCCATTCCTTGAAATTCAAGAGAATAATGCTAACGATATAACAAATATATCGTACATCGATATTTACTTTAATTACATaatgagattttgttattatatcgtaagattttgtgttgaatttatgatttatgatgagattttAATAAACAGaaattttgtttaaagttaAAACAGATACTTATATCGCTTTTGCTTGCATCTATTGATGGAAATAGTAACCATTTGATCTTTTAGTAGCCATTACAAAATTAATTCCTAAAGGCGCCAAAAAGCTAATTTTCCATGAAAGTATCTTCTCCAAAGGTATTGCAGTAGAGCCTTGTTGATTCAATCCAGATGACATTTCATAACATTGCCATCGAACAAGCACATAAACGCAACCAGAGACGACTATTTTTCGAACTTCCGCTGCCGTTGAGGAGCAAGTTTGTTTCACCAATAATCTCCACAAGAACAGGATCCATTTCTAAAATGATGAAACCTATTAGCGTCTCTCACGATGATTAATCTCTTAGTAATCAAGGATACGAATTTTGTAAAATTGTGGCAGTCCAAACAAACCCTTAGGTTCTTGATAATCCTTATTTCTGCCCCTTCATCTGACACTATAAGCCCAAAAGCAATGGCCAATTTTTCACTGTGAACTTTCACCATTAGCTCCTTTTCTTCTTCCTCCACATCGTGCAGAGCTGTAACAGTCTCCATTTGATATCCagcatttttcattttttccatTAAATTTTCAAGCATCGAGTATATAACTTTTGCTTCTGGGTGGGACTGGTCACTGGATGTAAAGACATGTGGCTGCCCCCTGACCTCAATTAAAGTGCAGCCAGGCATCTTTGAAAGATTTCTTTTCTTCACTATTTGACGAAGTGAAGCAGCCTGGGAGTAATCGTGATTCGTCgaatatatatttgagagtAGAACATGATATCCTACATTGTTGGGAtccaattcaaataatttatcAGAGGCCAAGCGAGCTAAGTTGGCATCCTTGTGAATCATACAAGCGCCAAGCAATGCACCCCATTCCGCAGGACCAGGCTCAATTGGCATCCTGTTTATTAATACCAAGGCATCTTCCAGTTTTCCAGCTCGGCCAAGAATATCAACCATGCATGCATAGTGCTCGGAATTAGGTTTAAGTCCATGGTCATAAATCATTGAACGaaatatttcttcacctttctCCACCAAGCCAGCATGACTACAAGCATACAAGATAGAAAGGAAAGTAACTCTTGTGGGTAAAATCCCGGAAAGTAGCATTTTTTCATATAGTTTTAGCGCCTCGTGCCCATGTCCATGAAGGCCATATCCAGAAATCATGGAATTATAAGTCACTGCATTTTTATCATCCCCCATGTTATCAAATAATCTTCTAGCCTCCTCAATACTCCCGCATTTCATGTACATGTCAATCAAAGCGGTTGAAACATAGATGTTGGATTCAAGGTACTCTCTTTTAATCAAATCATGAACCCATTTTCCAAGACTTAGAGCTCCAAGCTGAGCACACGCAGACAGAATACTTGTAACTGTTACATGATTTGGATGAATATCCAGCTTCTGCATTTCATGGAATAGAGAAATCGCCATTTCTGTCTCCCCGTTTTGGGCATATCCGGATATCATGGCGTTCCAAGATGCCAAAGTTTTTTCTGGTGACTCATCAAATAGCTGTCTCGCAAATTCTATCTCGTTGAGCCGACTATAAACGGTTGTCAATGCAGTTGAGACAGAAGAACTAGATACAAAGCCAGACTTTTCACAAAAGCCATGAATTGAGCGATTAAGTTCCAAATGACCAAATGGATAGAACACGGGGATTAAACCAACCACTGAACTTGAGCTTACTTTGTGCCTTGAAGAAACCAGTTCCTTGAACAGCTGAACTGACAACTCAATTTCATTATTACAATTAAATCCAGAGATCATGGTATTATATACAATTAAATCTGGCTTCTCTATTAACCCATACAACAATTTAGCAGTCAAAATATCCCCACATTTTGCGTACAAAGATATCAAACCATTAATCACATGATCATGAAAATGGCAGCCGACCTTCATAGCCAAAGCCTGAACCATCATTCCAGTTCGGATCTCCTGCAACTCAGCCACACCAGACATCACCACAGCCAATGTAGTCGAGTCAAAATGCGTAGTCCTTCCAGTCATAGCCTGAAAAACATGGAGCGACTCGTAAAAACAACAATTTTTAACCAACCCAGAAATCATCGTATTCCAAAGAACCGTATCTGGCTCCGGAATCCCATCAAACACCTTATACGCCTTCTCCATCCTCGGAAAACTAGAATACATATCCACCAAAGCCGATCCCACAAACAAATCTGAGCCATAACCAGAGACAACCGCAAGCCCATGAAGTAAAACTCCAACTTTTTCACACGCAATGGAAGGAAAACCCGAGAAAGCCGCTATAATGAACGAATACGTAAAATTATCAGGTTTCAATGGGAACTTCCGGCATAGACTTCTGTAAAGACACAGCGATTCATAAGGGCTCTCTCTAAGACCTTTAATGAGAACATTGTAGAGGAAAAGGTCGGGTGAATCGATGCTCGCAAAGAGAAGCTTCGCCTGCGCTGTTGCATTGAGGTCAAGGAGCTTCTGAGTGAGTTTTGTGATAATGGTTTGATCATTGGAAAAATTGCTGCGAATGATTTGGGCGTGGGCCTCATTGAGCTGTGAGAGCTTCGTTGTCTGTTTAAGTAAACTGAAGAAAAAGTTTCTGTCCCTTGTAGCTGCTATGGCTCGGGTAAAATGCATTTACAGTTACACTCCAACCTCTGAATAGCGAAGGGGTTCCAAAAGATTTGATCTTTATCGGAGGCCAATGAAGCTTTGAATCGGCTGCCATTGATGAATAGAGATCGGCTTGTTCAGACCAAAGTCGAATCTTGATATATTTGCAGCCATCTTCTCTGGGAAATCGACAAACACCACAAGCCTAAGTACAAAATTTCCCGGTAAATTAATActttatcattaaaaaaaattatattatttataatgcatATTATACTGtattatataattaatcaatttttagTAACCTATATCTTTCacgtacaaaaatattttttaattcaaaaaaaatcattttaacttttaaaacctattttactaaatcaaaaaataactaaataatttGTTGATCACAATCAATAACCtatgtattaaaaaattaatcaataacttaaatatttttaaaaataattaataatgttaACAACTTATATTCataaattattgtgtgttgcTTGCTAGTatgtagtattttttttttggtttacaTTATACGAGTTTATAGAGTTTGTTTGAaatttagttaatttttatataaaattaggAAAGATtatattgaaaatatttacaGTTATTTTACtgaaatttgtaattatttggaaaatatgtgtttttttttaaaaaaaaattattattaacaaTGTTGCAATCATACCAAGCAATCTAATGATTTGCATAGATAACGAAAAGTAATAATTTGTTTATTAAAACTTACTGCTATAAATTTTATCTCAATTAAATAGCAATAATTGTTCAATATTTGAAGTTTGAACCTCACAAGGTAATAATATATGCCCATCATTGATGACAAGTACAACTAAGATTATAAACCACTAGGAAATTTGTGTTCCGTTCCGACTTCCCCTTAAAATTTGAAGGAATTCATTATCAGCTaaacaattttttaat
Proteins encoded in this window:
- the LOC140872822 gene encoding pentatricopeptide repeat-containing protein At4g30700, with translation MHFTRAIAATRDRNFFFSLLKQTTKLSQLNEAHAQIIRSNFSNDQTIITKLTQKLLDLNATAQAKLLFASIDSPDLFLYNVLIKGLRESPYESLCLYRSLCRKFPLKPDNFTYSFIIAAFSGFPSIACEKVGVLLHGLAVVSGYGSDLFVGSALVDMYSSFPRMEKAYKVFDGIPEPDTVLWNTMISGLVKNCCFYESLHVFQAMTGRTTHFDSTTLAVVMSGVAELQEIRTGMMVQALAMKVGCHFHDHVINGLISLYAKCGDILTAKLLYGLIEKPDLIVYNTMISGFNCNNEIELSVQLFKELVSSRHKVSSSSVVGLIPVFYPFGHLELNRSIHGFCEKSGFVSSSSVSTALTTVYSRLNEIEFARQLFDESPEKTLASWNAMISGYAQNGETEMAISLFHEMQKLDIHPNHVTVTSILSACAQLGALSLGKWVHDLIKREYLESNIYVSTALIDMYMKCGSIEEARRLFDNMGDDKNAVTYNSMISGYGLHGHGHEALKLYEKMLLSGILPTRVTFLSILYACSHAGLVEKGEEIFRSMIYDHGLKPNSEHYACMVDILGRAGKLEDALVLINRMPIEPGPAEWGALLGACMIHKDANLARLASDKLFELDPNNVGYHVLLSNIYSTNHDYSQAASLRQIVKKRNLSKMPGCTLIEVRGQPHVFTSSDQSHPEAKVIYSMLENLMEKMKNAGYQMETVTALHDVEEEEKELMVKVHSEKLAIAFGLIVSDEGAEIRIIKNLRVCLDCHNFTKFVSLITKRLIIVRDANRFHHFRNGSCSCGDYW